The following proteins are co-located in the Macaca thibetana thibetana isolate TM-01 chromosome 6, ASM2454274v1, whole genome shotgun sequence genome:
- the MGAT1 gene encoding alpha-1,3-mannosyl-glycoprotein 2-beta-N-acetylglucosaminyltransferase, translating to MLKKQSAGLVLWGAILFVAWNALLLLFFWTRPAPGRPPSVSALNDDPASLTREVIRLAQDAEVELERQRGLLQQIGDALWSQRGRVPTAGPPAQPHVPVTPAPAVIPILVIACDRSTVRRCLDKLLHYRPSAERFPIIVSQDCGHEETAQAIASYGSAVTHIRQPDLSSIAVPPDHRKFQGYYKIARHYRWALGQVFHRFRFPAAVVVEDDLEVAPDFFEYFQATYPLLKADPSLWCVSAWNDNGKEQMVDSGKPELLYRTDFFPGLGWLLLAELWAELEPKWPKAFWDDWMRRPEQRKGRACIRPEISRTMTFGRKGVSHGQFFDQHLKFIKLNQQFVHFTQLDLSYLQREAYDRDFLARVYAAPQLQVEKVRTNDRKELGEVRVQYTGRDSFKAFAKALGVMDDLKSGVPRAGYRGIVTFQFRGRRVHLAPPPTWEGYDPSWN from the coding sequence ATGCTGAAGAAGCAGTCTGCAGGGCTTGTGCTGTGGGGCGCTATCCTCTTTGTGGCCTGGAATGCCCTGCTGCTCCTTTTCTTCTGGACACGCCCAGCACCTGGCAGGCCACCCTCAGTCAGTGCTCTGAATGACGACCCTGCCAGCCTCACGCGGGAAGTGATTCGCCTGGCCCAAGACGCCGAGGTGGAGCTGGAGCGGCAGCGTGGGCTGCTGCAGCAGATCGGGGATGCCCTGTGGAGCCAGCGGGGGAGGGTGCCCACAGCGGGCCCTCCCGCCCAGCCGCACGTGCCTGTGACCCCAGCGCCAGCGGTGATTCCCATCCTGGTCATCGCCTGTGACCGCAGCACTGTTCGGCGCTGCCTGGACAAGCTGCTGCACTACCGGCCCTCGGCTGAGCGCTTCCCCATCATCGTCAGCCAGGACTGTGGGCACGAGGAGACGGCGCAGGCCATCGCCTCCTACGGCAGCGCGGTCACGCACATCCGGCAGCCGGACCTGAGCAGCATCGCGGTGCCGCCGGACCACCGCAAGTTCCAGGGCTACTACAAGATCGCGCGGCACTACCGCTGGGCGCTGGGCCAGGTCTTCCACCGGTTTCGCTTCCCCGCGGCCGTGGTGGTGGAGGATGACCTGGAGGTGGCCCCGGACTTCTTCGAGTACTTCCAGGCCACCTATCCGCTGCTGAAGGCCGACCCCTCCCTCTGGTGCGTCTCGGCCTGGAATGACAACGGCAAGGAGCAGATGGTGGACTCCGGCAAGCCCGAGCTGCTCTACCGCACCGACTTCTTTCCCGGCCTGGGCTGGCTGCTGCTGGCCGAGCTCTGGGCCGAGCTGGAGCCCAAGTGGCCGAAGGCCTTCTGGGACGACTGGATGCGCCGGCCGGAGCAGCGGAAGGGGCGGGCCTGCATACGCCCCGAAATCTCGAGAACGATGACCTTTGGCCGCAAGGGTGTGAGCCACGGGCAGTTCTTTGACCAGCACCTCAAGTTCATCAAGCTGAACCAGCAGTTTGTGCACTTCACCCAGCTGGACCTGTCCTACCTGCAGCGGGAGGCCTATGACCGGGACTTCCTCGCCCGCGTCTACGCGGCTCCGCAGCTGCAGGTGGAGAAAGTGAGGACCAATGATCGCAAGGAGCTGGGGGAGGTGCGGGTGCAGTATACCGGCAGGGACAGCTTCAAGGCCTTCGCCAAGGCTCTGGGTGTCATGGATGACCTTAAGTCGGGGGTTCCGAGAGCTGGTTACCGGGGTATTGTCACCTTCCAGTTCCGGGGCCGCCGTGTCCACCTGGCGCCCCCGCCGACGTGGGAGGGCTACGATCCTAGCTGGAATTAG